Proteins from one Listeria weihenstephanensis genomic window:
- a CDS encoding RelA/SpoT family protein yields MAKEQNLTADQVIEMASHYMNEEHLTLVKKACDYAREAHKDQFRKSGEPYIIHPIQVAGILVELEMDPATVASGFLHDVVEDTPITLKDLEEAFSPEIAMIVDGVTKLGKIKYKSHEEQQAENHRKMFIAMAQDIRVMLVKLADRLHNMRTLKHLPVEKQRRIANETLEIFAPIAHRLGISRVKWELEDTALRYLNPQQYYRIVHLMKQKREERERYLRDVIDGVNENLDELNIKADISGRPKHIYSIYRKMSEQHKQFNEIYDLLAVRIIVDSIKDCYAVLGIIHTRWKPMPGRFKDYIAMPKSNMYQSLHTTVIGPQGEPLEVQIRTLEMHQIAEYGVAAHWAYKEGKVINSKTSFDNKMSWFREIIEYQNESENAEEFMESLKLDLFTDVVYVFTPKGDVFELPNGSVPLDFAYRIHTEIGNKTIGAKINGKIVTLDYKLKTGDIIEILTSKHSYGPSRDWLKLVQTSQAKNKIRQFFKRQAKEENVEKGRDMVEKELRQLDFEPKKVMTTDNINKLAERLNFSHEDDLFAAVGYNGITALQVANRLTEKERRERELEEQTEKLLNKIEEKPKNPADSNNERLKIKHNAGVVVQGVGNLLIRLSRCCNPVPGDEIVGYITKGRGISIHRKDCPNVNGPDTERLIDVDWEDADMTAKTDYNVDIEVFGYNRNGMLNDILQVVNSLTSNINGVNAKVDNNKMATLVLTLQIHNITHLQRVVDKIKQVPDVYTVRRLMN; encoded by the coding sequence ATGGCTAAAGAACAAAATTTAACAGCGGATCAAGTGATAGAAATGGCTTCTCATTATATGAATGAGGAACATCTTACACTTGTTAAAAAGGCTTGTGACTACGCACGGGAAGCGCACAAAGACCAATTCCGCAAATCGGGAGAACCGTACATTATTCATCCAATCCAAGTCGCGGGGATATTAGTAGAATTAGAAATGGACCCAGCTACCGTGGCATCTGGATTTTTGCACGATGTCGTAGAGGATACGCCAATTACATTGAAAGACTTGGAAGAGGCGTTTAGCCCAGAGATCGCGATGATTGTAGACGGTGTAACTAAACTGGGAAAAATTAAATATAAATCGCATGAAGAGCAACAAGCGGAAAATCACCGCAAAATGTTCATTGCGATGGCGCAAGATATCCGCGTCATGCTCGTGAAACTGGCAGACAGGTTGCATAATATGCGTACTTTGAAACATTTACCAGTGGAGAAACAACGCCGAATCGCGAATGAAACGTTGGAAATTTTTGCACCGATCGCGCATCGTTTGGGGATTTCGCGTGTGAAGTGGGAGCTAGAAGATACAGCGCTTCGCTACTTGAATCCACAGCAATATTATCGTATTGTGCACTTAATGAAACAAAAGCGAGAAGAGCGAGAACGTTATTTGCGCGATGTTATTGATGGTGTAAACGAAAATTTAGACGAGTTAAATATTAAAGCTGATATTTCTGGCCGTCCAAAACATATTTACTCGATTTATCGGAAAATGTCGGAACAGCATAAACAATTTAACGAAATTTATGACTTGCTGGCTGTTCGAATTATCGTGGATAGCATCAAGGATTGTTACGCCGTTTTGGGTATCATCCATACGCGCTGGAAGCCGATGCCAGGCCGTTTTAAAGATTATATCGCGATGCCAAAATCAAATATGTATCAATCGCTTCATACAACAGTTATCGGTCCGCAAGGCGAGCCGCTAGAAGTTCAAATTCGGACGCTGGAAATGCACCAAATTGCTGAATATGGGGTTGCGGCGCATTGGGCTTACAAAGAAGGAAAAGTCATCAACTCGAAGACTTCTTTTGATAATAAAATGAGCTGGTTCCGCGAAATTATCGAATATCAAAATGAGTCGGAGAACGCAGAGGAATTCATGGAATCCTTGAAACTCGACTTATTTACCGATGTTGTCTACGTTTTTACACCAAAAGGCGATGTTTTCGAGCTACCAAACGGTTCTGTACCACTGGATTTTGCTTATCGAATCCATACTGAAATTGGTAACAAGACGATCGGCGCTAAAATTAATGGCAAAATTGTCACGCTTGATTATAAATTAAAAACTGGCGATATCATTGAAATTTTGACATCGAAACATTCTTACGGTCCGAGTCGTGATTGGTTGAAACTCGTGCAAACATCGCAGGCGAAAAATAAGATTCGTCAATTCTTTAAACGCCAAGCGAAAGAAGAGAATGTCGAAAAAGGCCGAGATATGGTCGAGAAAGAACTTCGCCAACTTGATTTTGAACCGAAGAAAGTGATGACAACAGATAATATTAATAAACTAGCGGAGCGCTTGAATTTTAGTCATGAAGATGATTTGTTTGCGGCGGTTGGGTATAACGGTATTACCGCGCTTCAAGTGGCCAATCGTTTGACGGAGAAAGAGCGTCGTGAGCGGGAACTAGAAGAGCAAACTGAGAAACTTTTAAATAAAATAGAAGAAAAGCCGAAGAATCCAGCAGATAGTAACAATGAACGTCTTAAAATCAAGCATAATGCGGGTGTTGTTGTACAGGGCGTGGGTAATTTGCTCATTCGTCTATCTCGTTGTTGTAACCCAGTTCCAGGGGATGAAATCGTTGGCTATATCACGAAAGGTCGCGGTATTTCGATTCACCGGAAGGATTGTCCGAATGTTAATGGCCCGGATACCGAGCGATTAATTGATGTCGATTGGGAAGACGCGGATATGACTGCTAAAACGGACTACAACGTTGATATTGAGGTATTTGGCTATAATCGTAATGGAATGCTCAATGATATTTTACAGGTCGTTAACAGCCTTACAAGCAATATTAACGGTGTCAATGCGAAAGTTGATAATAATAAGATGGCGACGCTTGTTCTGACATTGCAGATCCATAATATTACGCATTTACAACGAGTTGTTGATAAAATCAAGCAAGTTCCTGATGTGTACACGGTTAGGCGTTTAATGAATTGA
- the aspS gene encoding aspartate--tRNA ligase, with protein MKKRTLYCGDVTEKQIGEKVTLHGWVQKRRDLGGLIFIDLRDREGIVQVVFNPDFSADALAIAESVRNEFVVTVVGTVAARSEGAKNDKLKTGHIEILAEEIEVLNASKTPPFYIEDGVNVSDELRLKYRYLDLRRPEMNQIFQMRHTATKTFRQKLDQMGFFDIETPYLTKSTPEGARDYLVPSRVYPGNFYALPQSPQILKQLLMSAGFDKYYQVVRCFRDEDLRGDRQPEFTQIDLETSFLTKEEIQEITEEMLVAVVEATKGIKIEKPFPHMTYAEAMDRFGSDKPDVRFGLELKNVAEVVADVDFKVFTNAIESGGQVKAINAKAAAANYSRKDIDGLGEFVGRYGAKGLAWMKVEEDGFKGPIAKFFTPENQAAVAKVLDAEVGDLLLFVADKAEVVAASLGALRSKLGQDLDLIDQNELAFLWVTDWPLFEYDEEAGRFVSAHHPFTMPQDASLLETAPEKAMAEAYDIVLNGYEIGGGSLRIYKKEMQQQMFRALGFTDEEATDQFGFLLEALEFGTPPHGGIALGLDRIIMILAGRTNLRDTIAFPKTGSAADPLTNAPSEVSAAQLAELELAVEAKKAE; from the coding sequence ATGAAGAAAAGAACATTATATTGCGGAGACGTGACGGAGAAACAAATCGGTGAAAAAGTAACATTACACGGTTGGGTTCAAAAACGTCGTGATTTAGGAGGGCTTATTTTCATCGATTTGCGTGATCGTGAAGGAATTGTCCAAGTTGTTTTCAATCCAGATTTTTCTGCGGATGCACTTGCAATTGCCGAGTCAGTTCGTAATGAATTTGTTGTGACGGTGGTTGGAACTGTTGCAGCGAGAAGTGAAGGCGCAAAAAATGATAAATTAAAAACAGGGCATATCGAAATTTTGGCTGAGGAAATTGAAGTGTTGAATGCTTCAAAAACACCGCCGTTTTATATTGAAGATGGGGTCAATGTTTCGGATGAATTGCGCTTGAAATATCGCTATTTAGATTTGCGTCGTCCAGAGATGAACCAAATTTTCCAAATGCGTCATACGGCAACGAAGACGTTCCGCCAGAAGTTGGATCAGATGGGCTTTTTTGATATTGAAACGCCTTATTTGACGAAGAGTACGCCTGAGGGTGCGCGTGATTATTTGGTTCCGAGTCGTGTTTATCCTGGTAATTTCTATGCGTTGCCACAATCACCGCAAATTTTGAAACAGTTGTTGATGTCTGCTGGTTTCGATAAGTATTACCAAGTGGTGCGTTGTTTCCGCGATGAAGATTTGCGCGGAGATCGTCAGCCTGAGTTTACCCAAATCGATTTAGAGACGAGTTTCCTGACGAAAGAGGAGATTCAAGAAATTACAGAAGAAATGTTGGTTGCGGTTGTAGAAGCGACGAAGGGTATTAAAATTGAGAAACCATTCCCGCATATGACGTATGCAGAAGCGATGGATCGTTTTGGTAGCGATAAACCAGATGTACGTTTTGGTCTAGAGTTGAAAAACGTGGCGGAAGTAGTTGCGGATGTTGACTTTAAAGTGTTCACAAACGCGATCGAAAGTGGTGGGCAGGTAAAAGCAATCAATGCGAAAGCTGCTGCGGCGAACTATTCACGTAAAGACATTGATGGACTGGGCGAATTCGTCGGTAGATACGGCGCGAAAGGCCTTGCTTGGATGAAGGTAGAAGAGGACGGTTTTAAAGGGCCGATTGCTAAGTTCTTCACGCCAGAAAATCAAGCGGCTGTAGCCAAAGTTTTAGATGCTGAAGTTGGTGATTTACTATTATTCGTAGCGGATAAAGCAGAGGTTGTTGCGGCGTCTCTTGGAGCGTTACGTTCAAAATTAGGTCAAGATTTAGATTTGATCGACCAAAATGAATTGGCATTCCTGTGGGTGACTGATTGGCCGTTATTCGAATATGATGAAGAAGCTGGCCGTTTCGTGTCTGCCCATCATCCTTTCACGATGCCACAAGACGCTTCGTTGCTTGAAACAGCACCAGAAAAAGCGATGGCCGAAGCGTATGATATCGTCTTAAATGGTTATGAAATTGGTGGAGGATCACTCCGTATTTATAAAAAAGAAATGCAACAACAAATGTTCCGTGCGCTTGGATTTACGGATGAAGAAGCGACCGATCAATTTGGATTCTTGTTAGAAGCGTTAGAATTCGGAACACCGCCACATGGTGGAATCGCGCTTGGCTTGGACCGGATTATCATGATCCTTGCAGGTAGAACGAATTTACGCGATACGATTGCATTCCCTAAAACAGGAAGTGCAGCAGATCCGTTGACGAATGCTCCAAGTGAAGTGAGCGCAGCGCAATTGGCTGAGTTAGAACTTGCGGTTGAGGCGAAGAAAGCGGAATAA
- a CDS encoding N-acetylmuramoyl-L-alanine amidase, which translates to MKNKFLFITVLSFLLIAAGVLSTIAMANANTVQVKAEVLNVRGGPGLAFDVTAQVRKNEILNVIDEENKWYKVRLSNGQSGYVASWLVENVDVSASSNSLATVTSDGGLNVRSKASTNSSVLGTLKAGDQVTVTSQSNGWTQIQYQGKSAWVNSSYIKMQESATKESTSNLQTVTIRSDGTNIRSGAGRNTNTIEKADSGTVYNIEGVQGDWYQVKTASGEDGYVANWVVDVSNSKTQSAPKSKTTSLAEATIVIDPGHGGNDPGAKGKNGTVEKKATLKTAKAVAKRLEQSGAKVILTRDSDEYISLKERAKIAEKYNADAFISIHFDSLEDTSDTSVNGQTTYYHKNKDQSLADSINASLKSNINSKNRGTRDGDFYVLRENTQPSVLLELGYLSSTIDEAKMNSNGFREEVANSIYEGLGNYFGN; encoded by the coding sequence ATGAAAAATAAGTTCCTGTTTATCACTGTACTCTCGTTTTTGCTTATTGCAGCTGGTGTTTTATCTACTATCGCAATGGCAAATGCTAACACAGTGCAAGTAAAAGCAGAAGTCTTAAACGTCAGAGGCGGACCAGGACTCGCGTTTGATGTCACAGCCCAAGTCAGAAAGAACGAAATTTTAAATGTCATAGATGAAGAAAATAAATGGTATAAAGTTCGACTGAGCAATGGCCAAAGCGGCTATGTTGCTAGTTGGCTTGTTGAAAATGTAGATGTCAGCGCCTCGAGTAACAGCCTCGCAACCGTAACAAGCGACGGCGGTTTAAACGTTCGAAGTAAAGCATCCACCAATAGTTCTGTCCTTGGAACTCTAAAAGCTGGCGATCAAGTCACCGTGACAAGTCAATCTAACGGCTGGACTCAGATTCAGTATCAAGGAAAATCAGCCTGGGTTAACTCCTCTTACATCAAGATGCAAGAATCCGCAACAAAAGAATCTACTAGCAATTTGCAGACCGTAACCATACGATCAGATGGAACGAATATCCGATCTGGAGCTGGACGAAATACAAATACCATTGAAAAAGCCGATTCAGGAACCGTATATAATATCGAAGGCGTGCAAGGTGACTGGTATCAAGTCAAAACCGCTTCCGGCGAAGATGGTTATGTCGCCAACTGGGTTGTAGATGTTTCCAATTCCAAAACTCAGAGTGCGCCAAAATCTAAGACAACCTCCCTTGCCGAAGCAACTATCGTCATTGATCCAGGTCATGGTGGTAATGATCCTGGAGCAAAAGGCAAAAACGGTACCGTCGAGAAAAAAGCAACCTTGAAAACCGCGAAAGCAGTTGCGAAGCGTCTAGAACAGAGTGGCGCCAAAGTAATTTTAACACGCGACAGCGATGAGTACATTTCATTAAAAGAGCGCGCTAAAATTGCAGAAAAATACAACGCCGATGCCTTCATTTCGATTCACTTCGATTCCTTAGAAGACACCAGCGATACCAGCGTCAATGGCCAAACAACATACTATCACAAAAACAAAGATCAAAGTTTAGCCGACAGCATTAACGCTAGTCTAAAAAGCAACATAAACAGCAAAAACCGCGGCACACGTGACGGCGACTTCTACGTGCTACGCGAAAACACCCAACCATCCGTCCTACTCGAACTAGGCTACCTAAGCTCGACTATCGACGAAGCCAAAATGAACTCCAACGGCTTCCGCGAAGAAGTAGCAAACTCGATTTACGAAGGATTAGGGAATTATTTTGGGAATTAA
- the hisS gene encoding histidine--tRNA ligase: protein MQMKLPRGTRDILPGEVEKWHYVERVFQSICERFQYEEIRTPIFEHTELFQRGVGDTTDIVSKEMYTFEDKKNRSLTLRPEGTASVVRAFVEHKLFGQVNQPVKLYYSGPMFRYERPQGARQRQFTQMGLEALGSNDPAIDAEIISLAMTFYKELGLQNIELVVNSLGDKESRLKHKEALVAHFEPQIDEFCADCQVRLHKNPLRILDCKVDHAHPLIATAPSILDFLNEESTAYFVKVKTYLDALGITYTVDPTLVRGLDYYNHTTFEIMSTAEGFGAKSTLCGGGRYHGLVQEFDGPETPGIGFGLGVERLFAALDAEGIELQVARELDCYIVTATESAEVKAVTLVNELRLNGFSAEKDYMGRKMKGQLKDADRKKSRFTMVLGDTELENGVCKLKNMQTGEQTEIKLDNVTAGLKAAYKQIEGEIK, encoded by the coding sequence ATGCAAATGAAATTGCCAAGAGGAACACGCGATATTTTACCGGGAGAAGTAGAAAAATGGCATTATGTCGAGCGGGTTTTCCAGTCGATTTGTGAGAGATTTCAATATGAGGAAATCCGGACGCCGATTTTTGAGCATACAGAATTATTCCAACGTGGTGTAGGGGATACGACGGACATCGTTTCAAAAGAGATGTATACCTTCGAAGATAAGAAAAATAGAAGTTTAACGCTTCGTCCGGAAGGCACCGCATCTGTTGTGCGCGCTTTCGTAGAACATAAATTATTCGGACAAGTGAACCAACCTGTAAAATTATACTATTCAGGCCCGATGTTCCGTTATGAACGTCCGCAAGGCGCGAGACAACGCCAATTTACGCAAATGGGGCTAGAGGCGCTTGGAAGTAATGATCCAGCGATTGACGCGGAAATCATTTCACTCGCGATGACATTTTATAAAGAATTAGGGTTGCAAAACATCGAACTTGTGGTCAATAGTTTAGGCGATAAAGAAAGTCGTTTGAAGCATAAAGAGGCCTTGGTAGCTCATTTCGAACCACAAATTGATGAGTTTTGCGCGGATTGTCAAGTACGCTTGCATAAGAATCCACTGCGAATTTTGGATTGTAAAGTTGATCATGCGCACCCGCTAATAGCAACGGCACCATCGATTTTGGACTTTTTAAATGAAGAATCTACGGCTTATTTTGTAAAAGTGAAGACGTATTTGGATGCGCTAGGTATCACGTATACGGTCGATCCGACGCTCGTTCGTGGTTTGGATTATTATAATCATACGACATTTGAAATTATGAGTACCGCAGAAGGTTTTGGTGCGAAATCCACACTTTGTGGTGGTGGACGTTATCACGGTTTAGTGCAAGAATTCGATGGTCCAGAAACACCTGGAATTGGGTTTGGACTGGGTGTAGAGCGCCTGTTTGCGGCACTTGATGCGGAAGGGATTGAGCTCCAAGTCGCGCGTGAGCTAGATTGTTACATCGTTACGGCGACAGAAAGCGCAGAAGTGAAAGCTGTCACACTTGTTAATGAGTTGCGCCTGAACGGTTTTAGCGCAGAGAAAGACTACATGGGTCGAAAAATGAAAGGCCAATTAAAAGATGCTGATCGCAAAAAATCGCGTTTTACGATGGTTTTGGGTGATACGGAACTTGAAAATGGCGTTTGTAAATTGAAAAATATGCAAACAGGCGAACAAACAGAAATAAAATTAGATAATGTAACGGCAGGGCTTAAAGCGGCTTATAAACAAATAGAGGGGGAAATTAAATGA
- the dtd gene encoding D-aminoacyl-tRNA deacylase — protein sequence MRVVAQRCYEASVTIDDEIVGEIASGLCLLVGFTHDDTEEDVKYIAKKIVGLRIFEDDSEKMNLSIQDFGGAILSISQFTLYADVKKGRRPSFTNSAGPDVASGLYDLFNDLLGREGIIVETGVFGASMDVRIVNHGPVTIILDSQELLGK from the coding sequence ATGCGAGTTGTGGCACAGCGTTGTTACGAAGCAAGCGTGACGATTGATGATGAGATTGTGGGAGAAATCGCTAGTGGGCTATGTCTGCTAGTGGGTTTCACGCATGATGATACAGAGGAAGATGTGAAATATATCGCTAAAAAAATTGTTGGCTTGCGTATTTTTGAAGATGATTCTGAGAAAATGAACTTGTCGATTCAGGATTTTGGCGGTGCGATTTTGAGCATCTCACAATTTACGTTATATGCAGATGTGAAAAAGGGAAGGCGTCCGAGTTTTACGAATTCGGCTGGACCTGATGTAGCGTCTGGGCTGTATGATTTGTTTAATGACTTGCTTGGGCGTGAGGGAATAATTGTTGAAACTGGGGTTTTCGGGGCGTCTATGGATGTTCGAATTGTGAATCATGGTCCGGTGACAATTATTTTGGATTCGCAGGAGTTGTTGGGGAAATAG